From one Planktothrix agardhii NIES-204 genomic stretch:
- a CDS encoding orotate phosphoribosyltransferase — translation MDQHQHPVILNESVATTDLATLRHWLLDLFCQLAYKEGDFVLSSGQQSSYYINGKQVTLHPHGALAIGRLLLAMLPEDTQAVAGLTLGADPMVSAVSVVSAYQNRPVFALIVRKEAKGHGTQAYIEGPTLPPDAQVVVLEDVVTTGQSAMKAVKRLQDAGYQAHHIIALVDRQQGGGELYQQEGLEFQSLFTIDDLKAHNASNNCAKV, via the coding sequence ATGGATCAACATCAACATCCGGTAATTCTGAATGAGTCTGTCGCCACAACGGACTTAGCAACCCTGCGCCATTGGCTACTGGATTTATTTTGTCAACTCGCCTATAAAGAAGGAGATTTTGTACTTTCTTCCGGTCAACAGAGTTCCTACTATATTAATGGTAAACAAGTCACTTTGCATCCCCATGGAGCTTTGGCTATTGGCCGTTTATTATTAGCAATGTTACCCGAAGATACCCAAGCGGTGGCCGGATTAACCCTCGGTGCTGACCCGATGGTTTCGGCGGTGAGTGTGGTTTCTGCCTATCAAAATCGGCCAGTTTTTGCCTTAATTGTTCGCAAGGAAGCCAAAGGACATGGAACCCAGGCCTATATTGAGGGGCCAACTTTACCCCCTGACGCCCAGGTGGTAGTCCTTGAGGATGTGGTGACTACGGGACAATCGGCAATGAAAGCGGTCAAACGCCTACAGGATGCGGGATATCAGGCCCATCATATTATCGCTTTAGTAGACAGACAACAGGGGGGCGGGGAACTCTATCAGCAGGAAGGCTTAGAATTTCAGAGTCTATTTACGATAGATGATTTAAAAGCCCATAATGCCAGTAACAATTGTGCCAAAGTATGA
- a CDS encoding amidohydrolase, whose product MVSTIPSLNSVNNSQLRLDIRNLQPQLIEWRRHLHQYPELGFKETLTAEFVAEKLKKWGIEHETGIAKTGIVAIIDSGKPGPVLAIRADLDALPIQEENDVSYKSQHQGIMHACGHDGHTAIALGTAYYLAHHRHSFQGLVKIIFQPAEEGPGGAKPMIEAGVLKNPNVDGLIGLHLWNNLPLGTIGVRSGALMAAVEKFQCTIYGKGGHGAIPHQTIDSIVVASHIVLALQTIVSRNVNPLDAAVVSVGSLHAGNTDNVIADSAKMLGTVRYFNPSYKGFFGSRVEQIIAGVCQSHGASYELNYASLYPPVINDKRITELVQSVAETLVETPAGLVPECQTMAAEDIAYFLQAVPGCYFFLGSANADKNLDFPHHHPRFNFDETVLAMGVEMFVRCVEKFCVGNHLTVNS is encoded by the coding sequence ATGGTTTCTACAATTCCCAGCTTAAATTCAGTCAATAACTCACAACTGCGACTAGATATCCGTAACTTACAGCCGCAGTTAATCGAATGGCGTCGCCACTTACATCAGTATCCTGAATTGGGATTTAAGGAAACCTTAACGGCGGAATTTGTTGCCGAAAAACTGAAAAAATGGGGAATTGAGCATGAAACCGGAATTGCTAAAACCGGAATTGTGGCTATTATTGATAGTGGAAAACCCGGGCCAGTTTTAGCGATTCGTGCCGATTTAGACGCCTTACCAATTCAAGAAGAAAATGATGTTTCTTATAAATCTCAACATCAGGGAATTATGCACGCCTGCGGCCATGATGGTCATACGGCGATTGCTTTAGGAACTGCCTATTATTTAGCCCATCATCGCCATAGTTTTCAAGGGTTAGTTAAAATTATTTTTCAACCCGCCGAAGAAGGGCCAGGGGGTGCTAAACCGATGATTGAAGCGGGGGTTTTAAAGAACCCTAATGTGGATGGTTTAATTGGATTACACCTATGGAATAATTTACCTTTAGGAACTATTGGAGTCCGTAGCGGGGCGTTAATGGCGGCCGTAGAAAAATTTCAATGTACAATTTATGGAAAGGGCGGACATGGGGCAATTCCCCATCAAACTATTGATTCCATTGTGGTTGCCTCCCATATTGTTTTAGCCCTACAAACCATTGTTTCTCGGAATGTTAATCCCTTAGATGCAGCCGTTGTTAGTGTGGGTTCCCTTCATGCTGGAAATACCGATAATGTGATTGCGGATAGTGCTAAAATGTTGGGAACAGTGCGGTATTTTAATCCTAGCTATAAAGGGTTTTTTGGGAGTCGAGTTGAACAAATTATTGCCGGGGTTTGCCAAAGTCATGGGGCGAGTTATGAACTTAATTATGCCTCTTTATATCCTCCGGTGATTAATGATAAACGGATTACGGAGTTGGTACAAAGTGTGGCGGAAACTTTAGTTGAAACTCCCGCCGGACTTGTGCCAGAATGCCAAACTATGGCGGCGGAAGATATTGCCTATTTTCTCCAAGCTGTTCCGGGTTGTTATTTCTTTTTGGGTTCGGCAAATGCGGATAAAAATTTAGATTTTCCCCATCATCATCCCCGTTTTAATTTTGATGAAACGGTCTTAGCTATGGGCGTAGAAATGTTTGTGCGCTGTGTGGAAAAATTCTGCGTTGGTAATCATTTAACAGTTAACAGCTAG
- the bioD gene encoding dithiobiotin synthetase yields MNRTLLIAGTDTNVGKTVLTTALISYWQTYYLSRTLGVFKPIQTGEGDRELYTQLFDLGQSIEDINPLHFKAPLAPPIAAEMEGKIVDLKLVWSHFCQLQERLDFVLIEGLGGLGSPVTNELIVADLARDWHLPTILVVPVRLGAIAQGVANVALARQTGVFLKGLVLNCVEPISEQDIENWTPTNLIESLTQIPILGILPHLDTPTDREKLTQIAANLDIETIFN; encoded by the coding sequence ATGAACAGGACTTTATTGATTGCTGGAACGGATACAAATGTGGGGAAAACAGTGTTAACAACGGCGTTAATTTCCTATTGGCAAACCTATTATTTGTCTCGAACTTTAGGGGTATTTAAACCGATTCAAACGGGAGAGGGCGATCGGGAATTGTATACTCAACTTTTTGATTTAGGTCAGTCGATTGAAGACATTAATCCTTTGCATTTTAAAGCCCCTCTTGCTCCTCCAATTGCAGCCGAAATGGAAGGAAAAATAGTCGATTTAAAGTTAGTTTGGTCGCATTTCTGTCAGTTGCAAGAGCGTCTGGATTTTGTATTAATAGAAGGGTTGGGGGGGTTGGGTTCTCCGGTGACGAATGAATTAATAGTTGCTGATTTGGCACGGGATTGGCATTTACCGACTATTTTAGTGGTTCCGGTTCGTTTAGGTGCGATCGCTCAGGGGGTGGCTAATGTGGCTTTAGCTCGACAAACGGGGGTATTTCTGAAAGGTTTAGTCTTAAATTGTGTCGAACCTATTTCAGAGCAGGATATTGAAAATTGGACTCCTACCAATCTGATAGAATCTTTAACCCAAATTCCAATTTTAGGAATTTTACCCCATCTTGATACACCAACGGATCGAGAAAAACTGACTCAAATTGCTGCAAATTTAGACATAGAAACTATTTTTAATTAA
- a CDS encoding hypothetical protein (SNF2 helicase homolog): MAILHGSWCMTSKGCFFLWAETWRRVPSESFYSEAIFPYPFALNDTELLTQPLLKNIGLSNILSQQIIALPTDISESGDLTPIYSATTNIPKSYLYPWQITGISLNPKQAFQFLQSLPLNTVITSDSDLGEDLRFWSHIARWSLDLLARSKFLPGLIQQSDQTIISQWQPLLDSAIDQARLLRFAQQMPRVCQVYQELIAGDSLAINLPLSAQDIIINFLSVMIDQQVRNVAKEVNKKAIVSLPIWQKWLQSLGEQENTINAELTEIESLETALKNWTAPLQYSLSEPNLFATAFHLHPPTEYNPNWQLEYCLQAIDQPEFIVNSNIVWNHPVDSFNYRGRTIKHPQETLLKGLGLASKLYPVIETSLQQARPQSCSLNPLQAYQFLKSYAWRFTDSGLGVILPPSLANREGWASRLGLSIKAETPKLKTNERLGLKSLFNFKWQLSIGGQTMTKAEFDRLVAKESPLVEINGEWVELRESDIRSAKIFFSQRKDEMTLSLEDALRLSTGDTQMIEKLPVVNFEAGGKLQELLNTLTNNRNLEPIPNPKDFQGELRPYQARGAGWLSFLEKWGLGACLADDMGLGKTIEFIAFLLHLKEQNSLENPVLLVCPTSVLGNWEREVKKFSPTLKVMVHHGDKRAKGKNFAKIIQDKNLVITSYPLTFRDEKELQGVTWQGLVLDEAQNIKNPDAKQSKTVRNINASFKIALTGTPVENRLSELWSIMDFLNPGYLGQRLFFQRRFAIPIEKYGDTDSLKILRSLVQPFILRRLKTDKDIIQDLPEKQENIVFCLLTTEQATLYQKIVDDSLAKIDDAEGIQRRGMILALLVKLKQLCNHPVLIEAKVKNSKKSDIIKTQYSGKLQRLTEMLDEVLAEGDRALIFTQFAEWGKVLQPYLEDYFNREILFLYGSTSKNKREEMIDRFQNDPQAPPIMILSLKAGGVGLNLTRANHVFHFDRWWNPAVENQATDRVFRIGQTRNVQVHKFVCTGTLEEKIHDLIESKKALAEQVVSAGEDWLTALDTDQLRNLLILDRDSIIDE; this comes from the coding sequence ATGGCAATTTTACATGGAAGTTGGTGCATGACGTCGAAGGGGTGTTTTTTCCTTTGGGCAGAAACCTGGCGGCGAGTCCCGTCGGAGTCCTTTTATTCAGAAGCAATTTTTCCCTATCCTTTTGCTTTAAATGATACAGAATTATTGACTCAACCCTTATTAAAAAATATTGGGTTATCAAATATTCTATCCCAACAAATTATAGCGTTACCAACAGATATTTCTGAATCTGGAGACCTGACTCCGATTTATTCTGCTACAACTAATATTCCTAAATCCTATCTTTATCCTTGGCAAATTACGGGAATTTCTCTTAATCCTAAACAAGCGTTTCAATTTTTACAATCCCTACCCTTGAATACCGTTATAACATCTGATTCCGACCTGGGGGAAGATCTACGTTTTTGGTCACATATTGCTCGTTGGAGTTTGGATTTATTAGCTAGATCTAAATTTTTACCTGGATTAATTCAACAATCTGATCAAACTATTATATCTCAATGGCAACCGCTTCTTGATAGTGCTATTGATCAAGCTCGATTATTGCGTTTTGCCCAACAAATGCCAAGGGTTTGTCAAGTGTATCAGGAGTTAATAGCAGGTGATAGTTTAGCGATTAATTTGCCCCTATCTGCTCAGGATATTATTATTAATTTTTTATCGGTAATGATTGATCAACAGGTGAGAAATGTAGCCAAGGAAGTTAATAAAAAAGCGATTGTATCACTTCCAATTTGGCAGAAATGGTTACAAAGTTTAGGAGAACAGGAAAATACTATTAATGCCGAATTAACAGAAATAGAATCCCTAGAAACCGCTTTAAAAAATTGGACTGCTCCCCTACAATATTCTTTATCTGAACCCAATCTATTTGCGACGGCTTTTCATTTACATCCTCCCACAGAATATAATCCTAATTGGCAATTAGAATATTGTCTACAAGCTATTGATCAACCTGAATTTATTGTTAATTCTAATATTGTTTGGAATCATCCCGTTGACTCGTTTAATTATCGAGGGAGAACGATTAAACATCCCCAGGAAACCCTGTTAAAAGGCTTAGGATTGGCTTCAAAATTATATCCGGTAATTGAAACCAGTTTACAGCAAGCACGCCCCCAAAGCTGTAGTTTAAATCCTTTACAAGCTTATCAATTCTTGAAAAGCTATGCTTGGCGTTTTACTGATAGTGGTTTAGGGGTAATATTACCTCCCAGTTTAGCAAATCGAGAGGGGTGGGCGAGTCGATTAGGATTAAGTATTAAAGCAGAAACGCCTAAATTAAAAACCAATGAAAGATTAGGATTAAAAAGTTTATTTAACTTTAAATGGCAATTATCAATTGGTGGTCAAACCATGACTAAAGCGGAATTTGATCGCTTAGTTGCTAAGGAAAGTCCGTTAGTAGAAATTAATGGGGAATGGGTGGAGTTACGGGAATCGGATATTAGATCGGCAAAGATATTTTTTAGTCAAAGAAAAGATGAAATGACTCTTTCTTTAGAAGATGCGTTAAGGTTATCAACGGGAGATACTCAAATGATTGAAAAATTACCCGTTGTTAACTTTGAAGCGGGAGGAAAATTACAGGAATTATTGAATACTTTAACCAATAATCGTAACTTAGAACCGATTCCAAATCCTAAAGATTTTCAAGGGGAATTACGACCCTATCAAGCTAGAGGTGCAGGTTGGTTGTCTTTCCTAGAAAAATGGGGTTTAGGAGCTTGTTTAGCTGATGATATGGGCTTGGGAAAAACCATAGAATTTATTGCTTTTTTACTGCATTTAAAAGAACAAAATAGTTTAGAAAATCCGGTTTTATTGGTTTGTCCAACATCGGTTTTAGGGAATTGGGAACGGGAGGTTAAAAAGTTTAGTCCGACCTTAAAAGTTATGGTTCATCATGGCGATAAACGCGCCAAAGGTAAAAATTTTGCTAAAATAATTCAAGATAAAAATTTAGTGATTACCAGTTATCCCTTAACCTTCCGAGACGAGAAAGAATTGCAAGGGGTAACTTGGCAAGGATTGGTATTAGATGAAGCTCAAAATATTAAAAATCCCGATGCTAAACAATCCAAAACTGTTAGAAATATTAACGCATCTTTCAAAATAGCATTAACAGGAACTCCGGTAGAAAATCGCCTCTCGGAATTGTGGTCAATTATGGATTTTTTAAATCCAGGGTATTTAGGACAACGGCTATTTTTTCAACGACGGTTTGCTATTCCCATTGAAAAATATGGGGATACGGACTCTTTAAAGATTTTGCGATCGCTTGTTCAACCTTTTATTTTACGTCGGTTAAAAACCGATAAGGATATTATTCAAGATTTACCCGAAAAACAGGAAAATATAGTATTTTGTCTATTAACAACTGAACAAGCAACCCTATATCAAAAGATTGTCGATGACTCCTTAGCAAAAATTGATGATGCGGAAGGAATTCAACGTCGAGGGATGATTTTAGCTCTATTAGTAAAACTTAAACAACTCTGCAACCATCCAGTTTTAATCGAAGCTAAAGTTAAAAATAGTAAAAAATCAGATATAATTAAGACCCAATATTCGGGAAAATTACAACGTTTGACGGAAATGTTAGATGAGGTTTTAGCCGAAGGAGATCGGGCTTTAATTTTTACTCAATTTGCTGAATGGGGAAAAGTATTACAACCCTATTTAGAAGATTATTTCAACCGAGAAATATTATTTTTATATGGAAGTACCTCAAAAAATAAACGGGAAGAAATGATTGATCGGTTTCAAAATGATCCCCAAGCTCCACCGATTATGATATTATCGTTAAAAGCTGGAGGAGTAGGTTTAAATTTAACCCGGGCGAATCATGTTTTCCACTTTGACCGATGGTGGAATCCAGCAGTGGAAAATCAAGCGACAGATCGAGTTTTTAGAATTGGTCAAACCCGAAATGTACAAGTACATAAGTTTGTTTGTACAGGAACTTTAGAAGAAAAAATCCATGATTTAATTGAAAGTAAAAAAGCGTTAGCGGAACAGGTTGTCAGTGCGGGAGAAGATTGGTTAACAGCTTTAGATACCGATCAACTCAGAAATCTATTAATATTAGATCGGGACTCAATTATTGACGAATAA
- a CDS encoding zinc finger SWIM domain-containing protein: MSQEWWSQQWLDLLDKYRFKKRLERARNYAREGNVLKIEFKDQKVLAQVQGTQIEPYTVSLWLDIFSDEEWNYIITTLSQRAIFSAKLLAGEMPQDIEDVFAANGLRLFPFSLENVHSECSCPDQANPCKHIAAVYYMLGDRFSEDPFVLFQLRGKSAEQIINSLRQLRGQSQDEINVATSEEITIKSNPNSLKLDQFWNYSQQLDSALVVITPPPSSETVLDILGAINLATIGIKSTNRSTLSDIDIVMQYLETVYKNVSQQAVLVALNREKN; encoded by the coding sequence ATGAGTCAGGAATGGTGGTCACAACAATGGTTAGATTTATTGGACAAATATCGGTTCAAAAAACGCTTGGAACGAGCCAGAAATTACGCTAGAGAAGGTAATGTTTTAAAGATTGAATTTAAAGATCAAAAAGTTTTAGCACAGGTTCAGGGGACTCAAATCGAACCTTATACCGTTTCCTTGTGGTTGGATATATTTAGTGATGAAGAATGGAATTATATTATTACAACTCTATCACAACGGGCAATTTTTAGTGCTAAATTATTAGCGGGAGAAATGCCACAGGATATTGAGGATGTATTTGCCGCCAATGGGTTAAGATTATTTCCTTTTTCCCTAGAGAATGTTCATTCTGAATGTAGTTGTCCAGATCAAGCTAATCCCTGTAAACATATTGCCGCAGTTTATTATATGTTAGGCGATCGCTTTAGTGAAGATCCTTTTGTTTTGTTTCAACTTAGGGGAAAAAGTGCCGAACAAATTATTAATTCTTTACGACAGTTGCGAGGTCAAAGTCAAGATGAAATTAACGTTGCTACCTCGGAAGAAATCACTATAAAATCTAATCCTAATTCCTTGAAATTAGATCAATTTTGGAATTACTCTCAACAGCTAGATTCCGCTTTAGTTGTGATTACACCTCCTCCGAGTAGTGAAACGGTACTTGATATTTTAGGGGCAATAAATTTAGCTACAATAGGAATTAAATCTACAAATCGTTCTACGTTATCTGACATAGATATTGTGATGCAATATTTAGAAACAGTTTACAAAAATGTCAGCCAGCAAGCGGTTTTAGTAGCACTTAATCGGGAAAAAAATTAA
- a CDS encoding homoserine dehydrogenase produces the protein MVFKIGLLGLGTVGTGVVEILSNPEGRHPLLSELSLHRVGVRSLSKPRSVNIPEDILTTDLETIVIDPAIDIVVELIGGLEPARSLILQAIENGKHIVTANKAVISRYGSEIFDAANKKGVYVMLEAAVGGGIPVIQPLKQSLGANRIQTVTGIINGTTNYILTRMKNEGADFSEVLADAQRLGYAEADPTADIDGLDAGDKIAILASLAFGGRIKLEQVYCEGIRKVTATDITYAEKLGFVIKLLAIASRSPQATPDQDLLSVRVHPTLVTLSHPLASINDVYNAILVEGEPIGQVMFFGRGAGSGPTASAVVSDILNIVAVLQMQEAEVVNPIIPHEMMNCTHQHYCKIAPMEDLVTRFYTRFLTKDSPGVIGKLGTCFGQHHVSIESIVQTGFHENLAEIVVVTHDVLEGNFNQALSEIKGFDEIDSIPSILRVL, from the coding sequence GTGGTTTTTAAAATTGGTTTATTAGGACTGGGAACAGTTGGAACCGGAGTGGTTGAAATTCTGTCCAACCCGGAGGGTCGTCATCCCTTGTTATCGGAATTAAGTTTGCATCGGGTGGGGGTGCGATCGCTTTCTAAACCCCGGAGTGTCAATATACCAGAAGATATACTGACAACGGATTTAGAAACAATTGTGATTGATCCAGCCATTGATATTGTGGTGGAATTAATCGGGGGTTTGGAACCAGCGCGATCGCTAATTCTCCAAGCGATTGAAAATGGCAAGCATATTGTCACCGCCAATAAAGCCGTGATTTCCCGTTATGGGAGTGAAATTTTTGATGCGGCGAATAAAAAAGGGGTTTATGTGATGTTAGAAGCCGCCGTTGGGGGTGGGATTCCGGTGATTCAACCGTTAAAACAATCCTTGGGTGCGAATCGAATTCAAACAGTCACCGGAATTATTAATGGCACAACTAACTATATTTTGACCCGGATGAAAAATGAAGGGGCAGATTTCTCCGAAGTCTTAGCGGATGCTCAACGGTTAGGATATGCAGAAGCTGACCCCACCGCCGATATTGATGGCTTAGATGCGGGGGATAAAATTGCGATTCTGGCATCCCTAGCTTTTGGAGGCAGAATTAAGTTAGAACAGGTTTACTGTGAAGGAATTAGAAAGGTAACGGCGACGGATATCACCTATGCGGAAAAATTGGGATTTGTGATTAAGTTATTAGCGATCGCATCCCGCAGTCCCCAGGCGACTCCCGATCAGGATTTATTATCGGTTCGAGTTCATCCGACTTTAGTGACCTTATCCCATCCTTTAGCCAGTATTAATGATGTTTATAATGCCATTTTAGTTGAAGGGGAACCGATTGGACAGGTGATGTTTTTTGGCAGAGGAGCCGGATCGGGGCCTACGGCGAGTGCGGTAGTTTCTGATATTTTAAATATTGTTGCTGTTTTACAAATGCAAGAAGCAGAAGTTGTTAATCCGATTATTCCCCATGAAATGATGAATTGTACCCATCAACATTACTGTAAAATTGCGCCGATGGAGGATTTAGTCACCCGTTTTTATACTCGGTTTCTAACCAAGGATTCTCCTGGGGTAATTGGAAAATTAGGAACTTGTTTTGGTCAGCATCATGTCAGTATAGAATCAATTGTACAAACGGGATTTCATGAAAATTTAGCAGAAATTGTTGTAGTTACCCATGATGTTTTGGAGGGTAATTTTAATCAAGCTTTAAGTGAAATTAAAGGTTTTGATGAAATTGACAGTATTCCTAGTATTTTAAGGGTACTGTAA
- a CDS encoding biopterin transport-related protein BT1, translated as MTATSIAKTKQFFKKTIFFDNEPTPELIAILLVYFVQGILGLARLGVSFFLKDELGMSPAEVSILLGIVAIPWIIKPLFGFISDGLPIFGYRRRPYLILSGILGALSWVAMATIVHTPLAATGAIALSSLSVAIGDVIVDSLVVERARHESINNIGSLQSASWGASAIGGLITAYLGGFLLEQFPPQTIFLITATFPLITSMVAGLIAEEFQGQPSNWQTVKSQIKNLRQAITQKSIWLPTAFIFLWQATPTADSAFFFFTTNELGFQPEFLGRVRLVTSIASLLGIWLFQRFFKSVPFRTIFFWSTIISTLLGMTMLLLVTHTNRTLGIDDHWFSLGDSLILTVMGQIAYMPVLILAARLCPPGVEATLFALLMSVSNLAGLISYQLGGILTYYLGITETNFDQLWLLVMITNLSTLLPIPLIHWLPNSNAEIEPPMVSIQPSELDQLTVNP; from the coding sequence ATGACTGCAACAAGCATCGCCAAAACCAAGCAATTCTTTAAGAAAACCATATTTTTTGACAACGAGCCAACCCCAGAACTGATAGCCATTTTACTGGTGTACTTTGTCCAGGGAATTTTAGGACTGGCCCGTTTAGGGGTGAGTTTTTTCCTCAAGGATGAACTGGGAATGAGTCCGGCGGAAGTGTCAATATTACTGGGAATTGTGGCGATTCCCTGGATTATTAAACCCCTATTTGGCTTTATTTCCGACGGTCTGCCGATTTTCGGTTATCGCCGTCGTCCCTATTTAATCCTATCAGGAATATTGGGGGCCTTATCCTGGGTGGCTATGGCCACAATTGTTCATACTCCTTTAGCCGCTACGGGGGCGATTGCCTTGAGTTCCCTTTCCGTGGCCATTGGCGATGTAATTGTCGATTCCTTAGTTGTTGAAAGAGCCCGTCACGAATCAATTAATAATATTGGTTCGCTGCAATCCGCTTCCTGGGGAGCGTCGGCTATTGGCGGATTAATTACCGCCTATTTAGGGGGGTTTTTATTAGAGCAATTTCCCCCGCAAACCATATTTTTAATTACAGCAACTTTTCCCTTAATTACTTCCATGGTGGCGGGATTAATTGCAGAAGAATTTCAGGGTCAACCCTCCAATTGGCAAACGGTTAAATCTCAAATTAAAAATCTGCGTCAAGCCATCACCCAAAAATCAATTTGGTTGCCTACAGCCTTTATTTTTCTTTGGCAAGCCACACCCACGGCTGATTCTGCATTTTTCTTTTTTACCACTAATGAATTAGGATTTCAACCCGAATTTTTAGGGCGAGTTCGTTTAGTTACAAGTATTGCCTCCTTACTCGGAATTTGGCTATTTCAAAGATTTTTTAAGTCCGTTCCTTTTCGGACAATCTTTTTTTGGTCAACAATTATTTCCACCTTATTAGGGATGACCATGTTACTATTAGTCACCCACACCAACCGAACCTTAGGAATTGATGATCATTGGTTTAGTTTGGGGGATAGTTTAATCCTAACCGTGATGGGACAAATTGCCTATATGCCTGTTTTGATATTAGCTGCTCGCCTCTGTCCTCCCGGGGTAGAAGCCACATTATTTGCCCTATTAATGTCGGTTTCTAATTTAGCAGGTTTAATTTCTTATCAATTAGGTGGTATCCTTACCTATTATTTAGGAATTACGGAAACCAATTTTGACCAATTATGGTTACTGGTAATGATTACTAACCTAAGTACCCTATTACCTATTCCCCTAATTCATTGGTTGCCCAATAGTAATGCAGAAATCGAACCTCCAATGGTCAGTATTCAACCCTCAGAACTTGATCAATTAACCGTAAATCCTTAA
- a CDS encoding lignostilbene-alpha,beta-dioxygenase, which translates to MKNIISQPENSTKTLSYSTQDWAKGYLSQPHEYDYWIEDIEGEIPTELEGTLYRNGPGLLDINGQNFRHPFDGDGMISAIRFTKGTAHYCNKFVKTQGYLEEQKAGKILYRGVFGTQKAGGWLANFMDLKIKNIANTSVIYWAGKLLALWEAAQPYHLDANTLETIGIDNLEGILEPGDAFSAHPRIDPNCEWNGGEPCLVNFSIKPMLSTTITIYEISTQGKLLRKQVHSVPGFAFIHDFAITPNYCIFFQNPVQFNPIPYLLGLSGAGECINFQTKKPTKIIVIPRGKNGKIQYFEMPLGFVFHHANAYEQDDTIFVDSICYKSLSQISPNQDYRETDFSLLDPGQLWRFSLNLTTKKVERQLIESRCCEFPTLHPNYVGRPYRYLYLAAAHDAEINAPLQAILKVDLNTNQRQLWSAAPAGFVSEPIFVPRKNAIAEDDGWVLTVVYDSQNHRSEIVILDSRDLSKGAIARLHLKHHIPYGLHGNFVSF; encoded by the coding sequence ATGAAAAATATAATTTCTCAGCCAGAAAATTCCACAAAAACCTTATCCTATAGTACCCAAGATTGGGCAAAAGGATATCTTTCTCAACCCCATGAATACGACTATTGGATTGAAGATATTGAAGGAGAAATTCCGACTGAACTAGAAGGAACCCTCTATCGAAATGGCCCAGGCTTATTAGATATAAATGGACAAAATTTTCGTCATCCCTTTGATGGCGATGGCATGATTTCTGCGATTCGCTTTACCAAAGGTACGGCCCACTATTGTAATAAATTTGTCAAAACTCAAGGTTATTTAGAAGAACAAAAAGCCGGAAAAATTCTCTATCGTGGTGTATTTGGAACCCAAAAAGCTGGGGGATGGTTAGCAAATTTTATGGATTTAAAAATCAAAAATATTGCTAATACAAGTGTTATTTATTGGGCGGGAAAACTATTAGCATTATGGGAAGCTGCCCAACCCTATCATCTGGATGCAAATACCTTAGAAACCATTGGAATTGATAATTTAGAGGGAATTTTAGAACCCGGAGATGCCTTTTCAGCCCATCCTCGAATTGATCCTAATTGTGAATGGAATGGCGGTGAACCCTGTTTAGTCAATTTTTCGATTAAACCGATGTTATCAACCACCATTACAATTTATGAAATCTCTACTCAAGGAAAGTTACTCAGAAAACAGGTTCATTCTGTACCTGGATTTGCTTTTATTCACGATTTTGCTATTACTCCTAATTATTGTATTTTCTTCCAAAATCCAGTCCAGTTTAATCCCATTCCCTATTTATTGGGATTATCGGGTGCGGGAGAATGTATTAACTTTCAAACCAAAAAACCGACTAAAATTATTGTAATTCCCAGGGGTAAAAATGGCAAAATTCAATATTTTGAAATGCCCTTGGGATTTGTGTTTCATCATGCCAATGCTTATGAACAAGATGATACTATTTTTGTGGATTCTATTTGTTATAAATCCCTATCCCAAATTAGCCCAAATCAAGATTATCGAGAAACGGATTTTAGTCTATTAGATCCGGGACAATTATGGCGTTTTTCTTTAAATTTAACTACAAAAAAAGTAGAACGTCAACTGATTGAATCTCGCTGTTGTGAATTTCCGACTTTACATCCGAATTATGTCGGTAGACCCTATCGTTATTTATATTTAGCAGCCGCCCACGATGCCGAAATAAATGCCCCCTTACAGGCGATTTTGAAAGTAGATTTAAACACCAATCAGCGTCAATTATGGAGTGCAGCACCCGCAGGATTTGTCAGTGAACCTATATTTGTACCGCGTAAAAATGCGATCGCCGAAGATGATGGATGGGTGTTAACAGTAGTGTATGATTCCCAAAATCATCGTTCCGAGATTGTGATTTTGGATAGTCGTGATTTGAGCAAAGGTGCGATCGCTCGATTACACTTAAAACATCATATTCCCTACGGTTTGCATGGAAACTTTGTGAGCTTTTAA